From Hermetia illucens chromosome 6, iHerIll2.2.curated.20191125, whole genome shotgun sequence, one genomic window encodes:
- the LOC119660442 gene encoding uncharacterized protein LOC119660442 translates to MTEEKPAEPAAPNPPSPATAPVAEPAGSPNLPPNRAAFWAHFQEWAAVRAKPKKLQYVKPHIEPTRYSKRGPMSSADWERFGQWVADRGRPKQYPQLPEVKRMKFPISQLLKRIKELAKPRRITPRYKLKKRKRPKFRCFGPVNMKHIAKLARPRTCGRCPEVILEVKPIPRSALTYVPTPRLINLSRPMTLPRPQHCEYIPKQEEELQKRKKMTHHQMISHLIRLEYLAAPVYRPSPESDEEIQLSRQKKPLKELMPRIEVLSQPRPDFAPKPVKRQHMPLSSLEGRMNELAKPRKYKEYKGDPFEVKKAALTATTTPRIEELAKPKPDYSQQDEPKKKSRRVR, encoded by the coding sequence ATGACGGAAGAAAAGCCGGCAGAACCTGCAGCACCAAATCCTCCTTCACCAGCCACAGCACCAGTAGCAGAACCTGCTGGCTCTCCAAATCTACCTCCTAATCGAGCGGCATTCTGGGCTCATTTCCAAGAATGGGCTGCAGTTCGTGCGAAACCGAAAAAACTCCAATATGTCAAACCACATATTGAACCAACCCGATATTCAAAACGTGGTCCAATGAGCTCTGCAGATTGGGAACGTTTTGGACAGTGGGTTGCCGACCGTGGAAGACCTAAACAATATCCACAGCTACCGGAAGTGAAAAGAATGAAGTTTCCTATCAGTCAACTTTTGAAAAGGATAAAAGAACTGGCGAAACCAAGACGGATAACGCCTAGATATAAgctgaaaaaacggaagcgtcCCAAATTTCGATGTTTTGGTCCGGTAAACATGAAGCATATTGCGAAATTGGCGAGACCAAGAACATGTGGTCGGTGTCCTGAAGTTATTTTGGAAGTGAAACCTATTCCGCGATCAGCTCTAACATACGTTCCTACCCCTCGGCTGATTAATCTGTCACGACCTATGACTCTACCCCGTCCTCAGCACTGCGAATATATTCCAAAACAAGAGGAAGAATTACAGAAACGAAAAAAGATGACCCATCATCAAATGATCTCCCATCTAATTCGTCTCGAATATTTAGCTGCTCCGGTCTATCGTCCTAGCCCGGAATCAGACGAGGAAATTCAGCTATCACGTCAAAAGAAACCTCTAAAAGAGCTCATGCCTAGAATTGAAGTATTATCCCAACCTAGACCTGATTTTGCACCGAAGCCGGTTAAACGTCAACACATGCCGCTTTCGTCGCTCGAAGGACGTATGAATGAATTGGCTAAACCCAGGAAATATAAGGAATATAAGGGAGATCCATTTGAGGTTAAAAAGGCCGCATTGACAGCGACGACAACTCCTAGAATTGAAGAGCTGGCGAAACCTAAGCCAGATTACTCGCAACAAGATGAGCCTAAGAAGAAGTCTAGGAGGGTTAGATAG